Proteins encoded within one genomic window of Micromonospora halotolerans:
- a CDS encoding helix-turn-helix domain-containing protein translates to MESEPTADLIRAQLRRLRVKAGLSQEEFGKLVHFSGSQVSAVELGQRPLDRFFLQRADEVLGTGGLLTSLLKLAERDGQPSWLRPWLEAERQAQQLRCYQPTLIPGLLQTQNYARAVIRSADTLTEDEVEQRLHVRLDRQSILSQPNPPQFIAVIEEAVLSRVDEGFRGIMAEQTAHLIECAAKPHISVQVIPAEVSVHVGLIGPFVLGRDGNGGWVGHLETQLGGVVVDRDEDLAILLSRWESVRNEALSRRQSIELMKEAVTLWS, encoded by the coding sequence GTGGAAAGCGAGCCGACGGCCGACCTGATCCGGGCCCAGCTGCGGCGGCTGCGGGTGAAGGCCGGGTTGAGCCAGGAGGAGTTCGGGAAGCTGGTTCACTTCTCGGGTTCCCAGGTATCAGCGGTCGAGTTGGGCCAACGGCCGCTCGATCGGTTCTTCCTGCAACGCGCGGACGAGGTGCTGGGCACCGGCGGCCTGCTGACATCGCTGCTCAAGCTCGCGGAACGCGACGGCCAGCCGAGCTGGCTGCGGCCGTGGCTCGAAGCGGAACGACAGGCACAGCAACTGCGCTGTTACCAGCCGACGCTGATTCCGGGCCTGCTGCAGACGCAGAACTACGCCCGAGCCGTCATCCGCTCCGCCGACACGCTGACCGAGGATGAGGTTGAGCAGCGCCTCCACGTCAGGTTGGACCGGCAGTCCATCCTGTCCCAGCCGAATCCGCCGCAGTTCATCGCGGTGATCGAGGAAGCCGTCCTCAGCCGTGTGGACGAGGGCTTCCGAGGGATCATGGCTGAGCAGACCGCGCACCTGATCGAATGCGCCGCGAAACCGCACATCAGTGTGCAGGTCATTCCTGCCGAGGTGAGTGTGCACGTGGGACTGATCGGGCCGTTCGTTCTGGGTAGGGACGGAAACGGCGGCTGGGTCGGTCATCTGGAGACTCAGCTCGGCGGCGTCGTGGTCGACCGGGACGAGGACTTGGCTATCCTGCTGTCGAGGTGGGAGAGCGTCCGTAACGAGGCGCTGTCCCGTCGCCAGTCGATCGAGCTGATGAAGGAAGCGGTGACATTGTGGAGCTGA
- a CDS encoding DUF397 domain-containing protein produces MELIGAEWRKSSRSGQGECVEVADNLPGVVGVRDSKDPTGPVLTFTPPTWRAFVAFTKRAG; encoded by the coding sequence GTGGAGCTGATCGGCGCAGAGTGGCGGAAGTCGAGCCGGAGTGGCCAGGGGGAGTGCGTCGAGGTGGCCGACAATCTGCCCGGTGTGGTGGGTGTGCGGGACAGCAAGGACCCGACCGGTCCCGTGCTCACCTTCACCCCGCCGACGTGGCGGGCCTTCGTGGCCTTCACGAAGCGGGCGGGTTGA
- a CDS encoding MerR family transcriptional regulator — MLTIGQLASYAGVTVRAVRHYHQIGLLPEPERDASGYRRYGAGAVVTLLKIRALADAGVPLSEITALLRADEADFTAAIHRIDGRLSEEITRLETSRKQIAQLAAGNSGGLPPEVLAYLDRLREIGVSERVVEAERDGWILVSARWPDQVRTWMPFKFAQLEDPRMVRLYLVLSTLVDGGLAGESLTEEDAHRLMEEAADIMAELSEEAYAAGETAGQGDPADELPYDLLDALADEAHPGARMMRDLMRERGWTSWTRQEKLPERM; from the coding sequence ATGCTGACGATTGGGCAACTGGCGTCGTACGCCGGTGTCACCGTGCGGGCGGTGCGGCACTACCACCAGATCGGGCTGCTGCCGGAGCCGGAGCGCGACGCCTCCGGCTACCGGCGGTACGGGGCGGGCGCGGTCGTGACCCTCCTGAAGATCCGTGCCCTGGCCGACGCCGGGGTGCCGCTCTCCGAGATCACCGCGCTGCTGCGGGCGGACGAGGCGGATTTCACCGCGGCGATCCATCGCATCGACGGCCGCCTGTCCGAAGAGATCACCCGGCTGGAGACCAGCCGCAAGCAGATCGCCCAGCTGGCTGCCGGAAACAGTGGTGGCCTCCCGCCGGAGGTCCTCGCCTATCTCGACCGGCTCCGGGAGATCGGGGTGTCCGAGCGCGTCGTGGAGGCCGAGCGGGACGGGTGGATCCTGGTCTCGGCCCGCTGGCCGGACCAGGTCCGCACGTGGATGCCGTTCAAGTTCGCGCAGCTGGAGGACCCGCGGATGGTCCGGCTCTATCTGGTCCTGTCCACGCTGGTGGACGGTGGCCTGGCCGGCGAATCCCTGACGGAGGAGGACGCCCACCGGCTCATGGAGGAGGCCGCCGACATCATGGCGGAGCTGTCCGAGGAGGCCTACGCCGCCGGCGAGACCGCCGGCCAGGGTGATCCGGCGGACGAGCTGCCGTACGACCTGCTCGACGCGCTCGCCGACGAGGCCCATCCCGGTGCCCGGATGATGCGCGACCTGATGCGCGAGCGGGGCTGGACGAGCTGGACCCGGCAGGAGAAGCTCCCGGAACGGATGTGA
- a CDS encoding phosphotransferase family protein, translated as MTSLTKSRIRWADLPAPVRAAVEEILGDRVVTAESQDGGFSPGTADRVRTAGGGRAFVKAVSPAQNDRSPTLHRAEARIAAALPPAAPAPRLLGSHDDGDWIALVFSDVEGRHPVTPWDAGELAAVLSTLEAMAGLLTPAPAAVVTTATEQLAYDFGGWRRLADDPPADLDPWARARLPELCAAADRGLAALAGDTLCHLDIRADNLLIGPDGTVTVVDWPWACRGPAWLDSLLVLVNVQVHGGHDPEALLAARPLTAGVDPAALTGVLAGFTGFFLDGARQPPPPGIPTVRAFQRLQGDALLPWLARRLG; from the coding sequence GTGACCAGCCTGACGAAGAGCCGGATCCGCTGGGCCGACCTGCCCGCGCCGGTCCGCGCCGCCGTCGAGGAGATCCTCGGCGACCGGGTGGTGACGGCGGAGTCGCAGGACGGCGGCTTCTCCCCCGGCACCGCCGACCGGGTCCGCACGGCCGGTGGCGGGCGGGCCTTCGTCAAGGCGGTCAGCCCGGCCCAGAACGACCGCAGCCCCACCCTGCACCGGGCGGAGGCGCGGATCGCCGCCGCGCTGCCACCCGCCGCGCCGGCGCCCCGGCTGCTCGGCAGCCACGACGACGGCGACTGGATCGCGCTGGTCTTCAGCGACGTCGAGGGCCGCCACCCGGTCACCCCGTGGGACGCCGGCGAGCTGGCCGCCGTGCTGTCCACCCTGGAGGCGATGGCCGGGCTGCTCACTCCGGCCCCCGCCGCGGTGGTCACCACCGCGACCGAGCAACTCGCGTACGACTTCGGCGGCTGGCGGCGACTCGCCGACGACCCGCCGGCCGACCTGGACCCGTGGGCGCGGGCCCGGCTGCCCGAGCTGTGCGCGGCCGCCGACCGGGGGCTGGCCGCGCTGGCCGGCGACACCCTCTGCCACCTCGACATCCGGGCCGACAACCTGCTCATCGGCCCGGACGGCACGGTCACCGTGGTCGACTGGCCGTGGGCCTGCCGCGGGCCGGCGTGGCTGGACAGCCTGCTGGTCCTGGTCAACGTGCAGGTGCACGGCGGTCACGACCCGGAGGCGCTGCTGGCCGCCCGGCCGCTCACGGCCGGGGTGGACCCGGCCGCCCTGACCGGCGTGCTGGCCGGGTTCACGGGCTTCTTCCTGGACGGCGCCCGCCAGCCGCCCCCGCCGGGCATTCCCACGGTCCGGGCGTTCCAGCGGTTGCAGGGCGACGCGCTGCTCCCCTGGCTCGCCCGCCGGCTGGGCTGA
- a CDS encoding dihydrofolate reductase family protein codes for MRKLVYYVASTLDGFIAAPDGSYDFLPLEPDVAAHLTAEWPQTFPTFAHAEYGIASPPAGRFDALLMGRGTYDPALKFGITSPYAHLKQYVFSRSLPPSDDPQVEIVAGDPVAFVRELKGQPGGDIWLCGGGQLAGQLLDEVDELVVKLNPVVVGSGIPLADRGFTPTRFTLADTRPFDSGVVMLRYTAGAR; via the coding sequence TTGCGCAAGCTCGTGTACTACGTCGCCAGCACCCTCGACGGCTTCATCGCCGCCCCCGACGGGTCCTACGACTTCCTCCCGCTGGAGCCGGACGTGGCGGCCCACCTGACCGCTGAGTGGCCCCAGACCTTCCCCACGTTCGCCCACGCCGAGTACGGCATCGCCTCGCCGCCGGCCGGCCGCTTCGACGCTTTGCTCATGGGCCGGGGCACCTACGACCCGGCGCTGAAGTTCGGCATCACCAGCCCCTACGCCCACCTCAAGCAGTACGTCTTCTCCCGCTCCCTGCCCCCGTCCGACGACCCGCAGGTCGAGATCGTCGCCGGCGACCCGGTGGCGTTCGTCCGCGAGCTGAAGGGGCAGCCCGGCGGCGACATCTGGCTCTGCGGCGGCGGCCAGCTCGCCGGCCAGCTCCTGGACGAGGTCGACGAGTTGGTCGTCAAGCTGAACCCGGTGGTGGTCGGCAGCGGCATCCCGCTGGCCGACCGGGGCTTCACGCCCACCCGCTTCACCCTGGCCGACACCCGGCCGTTCGACAGCGGCGTCGTGATGCTGCGCTACACCGCCGGGGCGCGGTAA
- a CDS encoding TetR/AcrR family transcriptional regulator, with product MARNPERRTQLADAGLRVLAAGGARGLTHRAVDAEAGVPTGTASNYFPSRAALLAALAERIFDRMAPDPAVLADLGAREPSLALVTDYLRYIVERTTREPDLTRALFELRLEASRRPELRAALGDVLRRGYADDVAFHVAAGLPGGAFEVALLHYAVDGLLLDLLTTSIDAGFDADQVVSALVARLVGGSGRT from the coding sequence ATGGCCAGGAATCCGGAACGCCGTACCCAACTCGCCGACGCCGGGCTGCGGGTGCTCGCCGCCGGCGGCGCCAGGGGGCTGACCCACCGCGCGGTGGACGCCGAGGCGGGCGTGCCCACCGGCACCGCCTCCAACTACTTCCCGTCCCGCGCCGCGCTGCTCGCCGCGCTGGCCGAACGGATCTTCGACCGGATGGCACCCGACCCGGCGGTGCTGGCCGACCTCGGCGCGCGCGAGCCCTCGCTCGCGCTGGTCACCGACTACCTGCGCTACATCGTCGAGCGCACCACCCGCGAGCCCGACCTCACCCGGGCCCTGTTCGAGCTGCGGCTGGAGGCCTCCCGGCGCCCCGAGCTGCGGGCCGCGCTCGGCGACGTGCTGCGCCGGGGGTACGCCGACGACGTCGCCTTCCACGTCGCCGCCGGGCTGCCCGGCGGCGCCTTCGAGGTCGCCCTGCTGCACTACGCCGTCGACGGGCTCCTGCTCGACCTGCTCACCACGTCGATCGACGCCGGGTTCGACGCCGACCAGGTGGTCTCGGCCCTGGTCGCGCGTCTGGTCGGCGGGTCCGGTCGGACCTGA
- a CDS encoding polysaccharide pyruvyl transferase family protein, which yields MTDGAGLTIGVLGSYGGRNLGDEAILTGLLADLREQEPNARIIVFSRNPAHTALAHPDVEAVPWEGVSRVDSSAVLAQLDLLVLGGGGILYDKEARRYLRVVRVAQERGLPLLTYAVGVGPLSEGVDTGMVRETLGQATEVTVRDQESRMVLEEAGLLNPITVTADPAFLLTPEEFPESWLREEGVPAGKQLVGLSVREPGRAAERLDVDGYHRLLAQISDFLVHRIDAYVLFVPMERDDIRHSHGVMSHMIAAERGRILHNDYSPRQVLGLMKHFDLAVGMRLHFLIFAAMMGTPFLPLPYAGKVFDLAQRLGVPALRGVEREVEGPLLAEVDRLWDEREARADETARLVAAVCEQAHGTSQVTRGVLESIRSRALTRVTA from the coding sequence ATGACGGATGGCGCCGGACTGACCATCGGTGTGCTCGGCTCGTACGGCGGTCGCAACCTCGGCGACGAGGCGATCCTCACCGGGCTCCTGGCCGACCTGCGCGAGCAGGAACCGAACGCCCGGATCATCGTCTTCTCCCGGAACCCGGCGCACACCGCGCTGGCCCACCCCGACGTGGAGGCGGTGCCCTGGGAGGGCGTCAGCCGGGTCGACTCGTCGGCCGTCCTGGCCCAGCTCGACCTGCTCGTCCTCGGCGGCGGCGGGATCCTCTACGACAAGGAGGCCCGGCGCTACCTGCGGGTGGTGCGGGTGGCCCAGGAGCGCGGCCTGCCGCTGCTCACGTACGCGGTCGGGGTCGGCCCGCTCAGCGAGGGGGTGGACACCGGGATGGTGCGGGAGACTCTGGGCCAGGCCACCGAGGTGACCGTGCGCGACCAGGAGTCCCGCATGGTGCTGGAGGAGGCCGGGCTGCTGAACCCGATCACCGTCACCGCCGACCCGGCGTTCCTGCTCACGCCGGAGGAGTTCCCGGAGAGCTGGCTGCGCGAGGAGGGCGTGCCGGCCGGCAAGCAGCTGGTCGGGCTGAGCGTCCGCGAACCCGGCCGGGCGGCGGAACGCCTCGACGTCGACGGGTACCACCGGCTGCTCGCCCAGATCAGCGACTTCCTGGTGCACCGGATCGACGCGTACGTGCTCTTCGTGCCGATGGAACGCGACGACATCCGGCACTCGCACGGCGTGATGTCGCACATGATCGCCGCCGAGCGGGGCCGGATCCTGCACAACGACTACTCGCCCCGGCAGGTGCTCGGCCTCATGAAGCACTTCGACCTGGCGGTCGGCATGCGCCTGCACTTCCTGATCTTCGCGGCCATGATGGGCACCCCGTTCCTGCCCCTGCCGTACGCCGGGAAGGTCTTCGACCTGGCCCAGCGACTCGGGGTGCCGGCGCTGCGCGGCGTGGAGCGCGAGGTGGAGGGCCCGCTGCTGGCCGAGGTGGACCGGTTGTGGGACGAGCGCGAGGCGCGGGCCGACGAGACCGCCCGGCTGGTGGCCGCCGTGTGCGAGCAGGCCCACGGCACCTCCCAGGTCACCCGCGGCGTGCTGGAGAGCATCCGGTCGCGGGCGCTGACCCGGGTCACGGCCTGA